ACCCATATGCATTTTCCAGCCCAATATACACTAGCCCAGTAACTTACATTCACCCAAGCCGGGTATCCTCTAAAGGCATAGATGATAATTCTCAGTGTTTTATAAAGTGCTGAATTCATCctactctcagaaaaaaaaaaaaacataaacgtagagaaaaagagaataaggCAGATATGAAAGAGGTATTAAAATTTGTTGAATCTGTGTGAAGGAATATGGGAGTTCTTTGTATAATTCTTGACCCTTTTCTGTGAGTTTAAACTTCTCTCATATTAATAGttcaaatcaggggtgcctgggaggctcagtcagtggagcagcagactcttaatctcagggctgTGATTTCATGCCCCCTgttggtgtggagcctccttaaaaaaaagttgaaataaaaaaggTACCCAATTTGCTCCCCCTGTCAAGTAGGAACAAGGATACAAGATTTCTCTGAGCTTGTTTTGAGCTAAGTAACTCCAATTTTTGTCCATTCTCCACCTATGACCTTTTCTCACACTTCAGTCCTTGACAAACTGTCATTAAGAAATGGGAAGCAACCAGTCATGGGTCACAGAATTCATCTTGGTGGGATTCCAGCTCCGTGCAGAGATGGAAGTGGTCCTCTTCTGGATCTTCTCCCTGTTCTACATCTTTAGCCTGTTGGCAAACGGCATGATCTTGGGACTCATCTGTCTGGACTCGAGACtacacacccccatgtacttcttcctctcccacctggcCATCATTGACATTTCCTATGCATCCAATAATGTCCCCAAGATGTTGGCAAACTTTGTGAATCAGAAGAGAACCATCTCCTTTGTTCCATGCGTAATGCAGACATTTTTGTATTTGGGTTTTGCTGCTACGGAGTGCCTGATCTTGGTGGCGATGTCTTATGATAGGTTTGTGGCAATCTGCCACCCCCTCCAGTACACTGTCATCATGAGCTGGAGACTGTGCCTGGTCCTGGCTGTCACTTCCTGGTCATGTGGATTTATTCTGGCTCTGGTACATGCAATTCTCCTTCTACGGTTGCCCTTCTGTGGACCCCGGGAAGTGAATCACCTCTTCTGTGAAATCCTATCTGTCCTCAAGTTGGCCTGTGCTGACACATGGATCAACCAATTGGTTATCCTTGCTGCCTGTATGTTTGTCTTAGTTGGGCCCCTCAGTTTAATGCTAATCTCCTACATGTGCATCCTCTGGGCCATCCTTAAAATCCAGTCTGGGGAAGGCTGCAGAAAGGCCTTCTCCACCTGTTCGTCCCATCTCTGTGTGGTTGGACTCTTCTTTGGCATAGCCATGGTCGTTTATATGGTCCCAGATTCCAAACAAcgagaagagcaagaaaaaatattatcCCTTTTTCATAGTCTTTTTAACCCAATGCTGAACCCTCTCATTTACAGCCTGAGGAACGCTCAGGTAAAGGCTTCTTTGTATAGAGCACTGAAGAAAAGGTCCATGTGAAATATAGATAGAATGTTGTTTGGGggtttccttttaaattatgcGGTTTGCTGAAGCAAAAATTCAGATAGGTTCCCACTTGGAAGTTTGAATTAAACGTGGTAACTGTCCATCTTCTAGCTCTAAAATAGGGCAAAATTCCATGGAAAAGCGTATCTTCTGAAACTGAGAGACTGTGTTAGTATTTGGGACATCTAAATTATCAGACTATTTagtctttctttgaaaaaacattaaatttctttatcttttcaagcCAGGAATATTCACGTatggagaaaaatttaaatgtaaaaccgACATCATTGCATG
This sequence is a window from Prionailurus bengalensis isolate Pbe53 chromosome A2, Fcat_Pben_1.1_paternal_pri, whole genome shotgun sequence. Protein-coding genes within it:
- the LOC122486511 gene encoding olfactory receptor 2A2-like, whose translation is MGSNQSWVTEFILVGFQLRAEMEVVLFWIFSLFYIFSLLANGMILGLICLDSRLHTPMYFFLSHLAIIDISYASNNVPKMLANFVNQKRTISFVPCVMQTFLYLGFAATECLILVAMSYDRFVAICHPLQYTVIMSWRLCLVLAVTSWSCGFILALVHAILLLRLPFCGPREVNHLFCEILSVLKLACADTWINQLVILAACMFVLVGPLSLMLISYMCILWAILKIQSGEGCRKAFSTCSSHLCVVGLFFGIAMVVYMVPDSKQREEQEKILSLFHSLFNPMLNPLIYSLRNAQVKASLYRALKKRSM